One Mycolicibacterium sp. TUM20985 genomic window, GGGGTCCGGTTGGTCATGGTGCGTTCGGCATGTTGAACGATGGCGGCGAACTCCGCGTCGGCCTCCTTCGGTTCCAGGCTCAAGCCCAGCACGGTGCGGGCCTCGTCGAACCGATTCTTCAAGCCGTACCAGCGGGGTGAATCGGGCAGGAACGTCATGCCGATCAGAAGGGCGAGGGCAGGAACTGCGGCGACGGCGAGCATGATGCGCCAGACGTTTGCGTCGTGAATTACGTGGTCCAGCAGGGCATTCATTGCGAACGCCAGCATCTGTCCCGTGACGATCATGAGCTCGTTGATCGTCACCATGCGGCCGCGCCGTTCTGGCGGCGCCATTTCGGCCAGGTAGAGCGGGCAGGTCACCGACGCTGCGCCAACGCCAAGGCCAAGGACGATGCGGGCGGCGACCATGATCTGGACGTTGGGGGCGAGAGCGCAACCTAGCGCTCCGACGAGGAAGATGGCGCCACAGACGAGCAGCATGCGTTTGCGGCCGATCTTGTCGGCGATCCGACCGCCGAACAGCGCGCCGAGTGCGGCGCCCGGGAAGAGCAGCGAGCTGACGACCGTTGCTTCGCCGAAGGAGCTCAGGTGGAGGTCGTCCTTCATGTAGAGCAGCGCGCCCGAGATTACGCCGGTGTCGTAGCCGAACAGCAGCCCGCCGAGAGTGGCGATGACGGTCAGCTTCGACAGGAATCGCCCTGACGAGGGGCCTGGCTCGGTCTTTGAATTCATGTCAAGAAACCCCTGATTCGACTTCGACTAAAGCGCGTTAGTAACGCGCGTGAGGACTACTATGGACCAGGTCGTTCTAATGTGTCAACCGTCACAACGGAAGGGGATGGCGATGGCCGTCTCTCGCCCCACGATGGCCGACGTGGCGTTGCGTGCCGGCGTGTCGAGGACTCTTGTCTCGTTCATCCTGAGCGGTAAGCCAGGTGCCAGCGAGGAAACCCGACGCCGCGTGCTCGAGGTCGCCGATCACATCGGATACCGCCCGGACTCCGCGGCGCAGCTGCTCGCGCGCGGCCGAAGCCGCACCATCGGCGTGCTGATGGACGTCCGCCAACCCTTTCAGGCCGAGATGGTTACCGACATCTATCCCGCGGCGGAAGGTGCTGGCTATGACGTGCTCTTGAGTGCCAACCTCCCCGATCGAGACGAGTCCACGTCCATCGAGGCGTTGATCAGCCACCGCTGCGGTGGCCTCATCCTGTTGGGCCCAACCTCCAACCAGGCGCAGTTGCAGGCGCTGGCAGAGAGGGTGCCAGTCATCGTCGTCGGCAGGAAGATCGTCGTCGACGCGGCCCTCGAGGCAGCGGGGCGTGGGCTGGGGTCAGTACGCACCGCCGACGCCAAGGGCATTCGGCAGGCGGTGGCGTACCTGTCCGAACTCGGCCACCGCGACATCCACCACGTCGACGGCGGCACGGGTCCCGGTTCGACTGAGCGGCGTCGCGCCTATCGAGCGGCGATGCGTAGCCATGGCCTGGAAGCGCACACCCGGGTCATTCCCGGCGCCCACACGGAAGAGGCAGGCGCGCATGCTGCCATGGCATTTCTGGCCGAATCCAGTCTGCCCACGGCCATTCTGGCGGGCAACGATCGTTGTGCACTGGGCTTGCTCGACGTGTTCACCCGGGCGGGTGTCAAGGTCCCGTCGGAGGTGTCGTTGATCGGTTTCGACGACAGCCGGCTGTCCGACTACCCGCTGATCGACTTGACGACCGTGCACCAAGATGCCGCCGGGATCGCGCGGCACGCAGTTCGACTCGCGATCGAGATGATGGAAGAACGAAACGTTGTCGAAACCGACGTGGTTCTCGAACCAAAACTCATGGTCCGTGGCACCACCGCCGGGCCACGCGCGGACTCATAGGGCCATCTTCCACAACGAGTGCGCTGGCGATAACGGTGCAGCATGATCTCAGTCCAGATCGGCGAGAGCCCTACGCGCGCTTTCCAATTCGGCTTCAAGCGCAGCGACCCGGGCGGTCTGCTGCGAACGTGCTTCCTCGATGACCTCGTCGATCGGGCCGGACAGGTCCTCGTGCAATTCCTTCGCCGCACGGGAGACCGCGGCCGCTGCGACCGCGAGATCCCGGGCCACGTATGCGTTGCCTTGCTTGAGCTCAGCGCGCCACTCGCCGTCGGCGGTGCCGGTGACGGTGAGGGTCAGCTCGAGAGTCTTCGTCTTCCTTCCACCGGACTTCCTGACCGGAGTCTTCGTGGCCTTCTCCTCAGCAACGGCGGCCGCACGCGGCATGTCGTGAGGGGTGGTTGGCGCTTCTGCTGCTGCCGGAGCGAATACGGTCATACTGGCGGTCAACTCCTTCTGGGGATCGCCCGCAATCCGCGGGCTGGCGATGGAGCCATTAGAACACACGTTCGATGCTCCTGCCGCAAAGTGCCGACCCTGCCGCGTTACCGGCGAAGTGTTGCCGGGTTTGTCGGCACGGGGCCATTCCGCGACATCGGGACGCGCTCGGTGCGGTTCGCCTGAGATGGGTTGCCTCCTGTCTGTGGCACCGAGGAAGACGTGCGAGCGGGTGTACTAGCAGACGTCGGCAATTGGGAACAGTGGTTCGACGAATCACGAGAACCATTGAGCGAGAACGGTTTCGACGATGGTGGCGAACGCTGGCGGCCCGATCGATTGGAAATCGACGGGCTCGGGCGCTGGCCACCGATGCATGCCGACGGGAACTGGAGGACGGGCCGTCGGCGGCGCGGCGTTGGGGTCGCCGCCACGTCTCGAGCGGTGAGTTGCTCGTTTGCGCCCATGCGGGCGATCTTGAAGGCAATATTGACGCCTACGTTGGAAATGGGGTCGGATGGGCCAAGTCTTGCGGTCGGCAGCGGTCTTGGGTGCATTCTCGGTGGCCTATGCGCTGTCGATAGTCGCCGGTCGCGCCACCCGACTGGCGGGCGGGGAGACCGCGCTGCTGTGGCCCGCGGCCGCCGTGGCGATCATCTGGCTGCTCGTCACCCACCGGTGGACGCCTCGAGACCGCACTCTGCACCTAGCGACGCTGGGCATTCTGACGTTCGGGACGAACGTCGCCACGGGAGCTTCGATGGCGCTTGGTGGTTGGTCCGTGCTGGTCAACGTCAGCTGCGCCGTCGTGACGGTTCAGATCTTGACGTACCGGCGTGACGAGGTCGTCCTCCGCGATCCCGCCGACCTGGCACGTCTCGTCGCTGCCGTGACCGCCGGCGTCTGTTGCGCGGCCGCGCTGGCAACGGCGTTCTTGGTGGTGGTCATGGACGCCCCGCTATGGGAGACGTTTGCGCTCATCGCGGTGCGCAACGGGACCTCTGCGCTCCTCGCTGTGTCCGTTTGGCTGCGGCTGCCGGAGGTCACGTGGAAGCGCCCACACGTATCCGCGTCATCGGTTGCCGAGGCGCTCCTGGTCGGAAGTGGCGTCGCCGCCATCTTCTTCTGGAACTTCTGGGTCACCACCGGCGTACCCATGGCATTCATCACGCTGGTGGCCGCGGCTGGCATCGCGCTGCGCTACAGCACCACGGTGAGCTTGACGTTCGTGACCGCGGCGGGCATCTGGATCATCTACGCCACCCTGCAGGG contains:
- a CDS encoding sugar porter family MFS transporter — encoded protein: MNSKTEPGPSSGRFLSKLTVIATLGGLLFGYDTGVISGALLYMKDDLHLSSFGEATVVSSLLFPGAALGALFGGRIADKIGRKRMLLVCGAIFLVGALGCALAPNVQIMVAARIVLGLGVGAASVTCPLYLAEMAPPERRGRMVTINELMIVTGQMLAFAMNALLDHVIHDANVWRIMLAVAAVPALALLIGMTFLPDSPRWYGLKNRFDEARTVLGLSLEPKEADAEFAAIVQHAERTMTNRTPWTVIRDVPWIRKVVLIGCGLAIVQQATGINTVNYYAPTILEQSGLGVSAALIATIAVGVTSVVTTIIGIILLGYIGRRTMLLIGFTGVAASQAALALTFLLPETTTRSYVILACMILFVAFVQMFIGTCVWLLLSEIFPMSIRGFAMGIAVFILWCTNAAISFLFPVLNSSLGSTGTFGLFVLVNLVSLFFVWRHVPETKGTTLEELEDRFEAQGLATSSV
- a CDS encoding LacI family DNA-binding transcriptional regulator; amino-acid sequence: MAVSRPTMADVALRAGVSRTLVSFILSGKPGASEETRRRVLEVADHIGYRPDSAAQLLARGRSRTIGVLMDVRQPFQAEMVTDIYPAAEGAGYDVLLSANLPDRDESTSIEALISHRCGGLILLGPTSNQAQLQALAERVPVIVVGRKIVVDAALEAAGRGLGSVRTADAKGIRQAVAYLSELGHRDIHHVDGGTGPGSTERRRAYRAAMRSHGLEAHTRVIPGAHTEEAGAHAAMAFLAESSLPTAILAGNDRCALGLLDVFTRAGVKVPSEVSLIGFDDSRLSDYPLIDLTTVHQDAAGIARHAVRLAIEMMEERNVVETDVVLEPKLMVRGTTAGPRADS
- a CDS encoding DUF6319 family protein, whose protein sequence is MTVFAPAAAEAPTTPHDMPRAAAVAEEKATKTPVRKSGGRKTKTLELTLTVTGTADGEWRAELKQGNAYVARDLAVAAAAVSRAAKELHEDLSGPIDEVIEEARSQQTARVAALEAELESARRALADLD